A genomic segment from Candidatus Poribacteria bacterium encodes:
- a CDS encoding DUF169 domain-containing protein: MSDQIQQLLNLETAPVAITFHETRPDNVPQTEKVEASGCTYWRRAAEGRTFYTEASDHYNCPIGCYTHNVELPPTQAEELQNTLGLMGELGYISMEEVPGIPRREDPFQSAVYAPLADASGTPDVVIISGTPRQMMLLAEAATAAGIGTENGVMGRPTCAVIPAVLQSGRGASSLGCIGNRVYTALSDDDFYFAFPGKYIDVLVEKLETIVNANQALEEYHQQRQADF, from the coding sequence ATGTCAGATCAAATCCAGCAGCTCCTCAATTTGGAAACTGCGCCTGTTGCGATAACATTCCACGAAACACGCCCTGATAATGTTCCACAAACCGAGAAAGTTGAAGCCTCCGGCTGCACCTATTGGCGACGCGCCGCAGAAGGCAGAACCTTCTATACCGAAGCATCCGACCACTACAATTGTCCAATCGGATGTTATACCCACAACGTTGAACTCCCACCCACACAAGCCGAAGAACTTCAAAACACCCTCGGACTGATGGGCGAACTCGGCTACATTTCTATGGAGGAGGTCCCCGGTATTCCGCGACGCGAAGACCCTTTCCAGAGTGCGGTCTATGCCCCGTTAGCAGATGCATCTGGCACACCGGATGTCGTTATTATCTCTGGGACACCGAGACAGATGATGCTCTTAGCGGAAGCCGCGACTGCTGCGGGTATCGGCACTGAAAACGGGGTCATGGGCAGACCGACCTGTGCTGTGATTCCTGCTGTGCTACAATCGGGTCGAGGTGCAAGTAGTTTAGGGTGTATCGGCAACCGCGTCTATACCGCACTTTCTGACGATGATTTCTACTTCGCTTTTCCGGGCAAATACATTGATGTACTCGTTGAGAAATTGGAGACGATTGTGAATGCGAATCAGGCGTTAGAGGAATATCATCAACAACGCCAAGCGGATTTTTAA
- a CDS encoding CUAEP/CCAEP-tail radical SAM protein codes for MRRETLTPSAMHAPGAVLLISCYELGHRPIGLTRPLRALEAAGFVPDVIDIAVEPLDLEKVARARFIGISVPMHTALRLGVHLLPRIREVNPDVIICMYGLYAKLNADYLLSHGVDFCIRGEASTQLIALMQSFVDGKGTETQEVGFPIAELPSLEMYAQFENNGEVRTVGYTETTHGCKHLCTHCPIPPVYEGRFFAVQRDTVLAEIREQVVEGAAHITFGDPDFLNGPTHGLRILRAIHEAFPSLTFDFTTKIEHILKNRALFPEFAQLGCRFIISAVESLSEQVLTILEKQHTRADVAEAIDIVHGAGIALRPTWVPFTPWTALDDYLEILQFVDTHRLVYHVDPVQYAVRLLIPPGSYLLNRSETQKLSLELDEAAFSYVWAHPDPRMDELHKTVNALVENDARAGVDALDTFYRIWTLAADMQGSRDVPSCHNQHQSAPRITEAWFC; via the coding sequence GACCCATTGGGCTAACCCGTCCCCTTCGCGCTCTTGAAGCAGCGGGGTTTGTTCCTGATGTGATTGACATTGCTGTGGAACCGTTGGACCTTGAAAAGGTTGCGCGTGCACGTTTCATCGGGATCTCTGTGCCGATGCATACGGCACTGCGACTCGGCGTTCATCTCTTGCCCCGTATCCGAGAAGTCAATCCAGATGTCATTATCTGCATGTACGGACTTTACGCTAAACTCAATGCAGACTACCTGCTTTCGCACGGCGTGGATTTTTGTATCCGTGGTGAAGCATCAACACAACTTATTGCGCTGATGCAATCTTTTGTTGATGGGAAAGGGACTGAAACACAGGAAGTCGGTTTCCCGATTGCGGAACTGCCGTCCCTGGAGATGTACGCGCAATTTGAAAATAACGGCGAGGTGCGAACGGTCGGGTATACAGAAACAACGCACGGATGCAAGCATCTCTGCACACACTGCCCGATACCTCCGGTTTATGAAGGTAGGTTTTTTGCTGTACAACGCGACACGGTGCTCGCTGAGATACGCGAACAGGTGGTAGAAGGGGCTGCGCATATTACATTCGGGGACCCGGATTTTCTCAACGGTCCGACGCACGGACTCCGCATTCTCCGCGCAATACACGAAGCTTTTCCGAGTCTTACCTTCGATTTTACAACCAAGATTGAACACATTCTGAAAAATAGAGCACTGTTTCCAGAATTCGCACAACTTGGATGCCGGTTTATTATCTCTGCTGTGGAATCGCTTAGCGAACAGGTGTTGACAATTTTGGAGAAGCAGCATACACGCGCCGATGTAGCGGAAGCGATTGACATCGTTCACGGAGCCGGGATCGCGCTACGTCCGACATGGGTGCCGTTCACGCCGTGGACTGCCTTAGACGACTATCTTGAAATCCTCCAATTTGTTGATACGCACCGTCTTGTTTATCACGTGGACCCGGTACAGTATGCCGTTCGGTTGCTAATTCCACCAGGTTCATATCTACTCAACCGTTCCGAGACGCAAAAACTTTCACTCGAACTTGATGAAGCCGCCTTCAGTTACGTGTGGGCACACCCGGATCCGCGAATGGATGAGCTTCATAAGACTGTCAATGCCCTCGTTGAAAACGACGCGCGCGCCGGTGTAGATGCCCTTGACACCTTTTATCGGATATGGACACTCGCTGCCGATATGCAGGGTAGTCGGGACGTTCCGTCGTGCCATAATCAGCATCAATCCGCGCCTCGGATCACTGAAGCGTGGTTCTGCTGA
- the yjjX gene encoding inosine/xanthosine triphosphatase, producing MTTMTPTKVLIGSENSVKIESTRQSFSQFFKPVEVHGLSADSGVSPQPFNEDTFTGAKNRAEQVKRINDEQYLNANFFVGIEGGVLQLHNRYFQFTAIYILDQQHRESFGTTGMYELPNWIVEKLLTGTELAYIIDELAQESNTKEKQSASGLLTNGAINRLQNYTQAITFALIPFLQEDLYFSLK from the coding sequence ATGACAACCATGACACCCACTAAAGTTTTAATCGGTTCAGAAAATAGCGTAAAAATTGAGAGCACACGGCAAAGCTTCTCACAATTTTTTAAACCCGTAGAAGTTCATGGATTATCCGCTGACTCCGGCGTTTCCCCCCAACCCTTTAACGAAGATACATTCACAGGTGCCAAGAACCGAGCTGAACAGGTAAAGCGTATCAACGATGAACAATACCTCAATGCTAATTTCTTTGTTGGTATCGAGGGCGGAGTTCTTCAACTCCATAACAGATACTTCCAATTCACTGCCATCTACATATTGGATCAACAACACCGAGAAAGTTTCGGCACAACCGGTATGTATGAATTGCCCAACTGGATAGTCGAGAAACTCCTAACAGGTACCGAATTAGCATACATCATTGACGAACTCGCTCAAGAGTCCAACACAAAGGAGAAACAAAGTGCCAGCGGATTATTAACAAACGGGGCGATAAACAGATTGCAAAATTACACACAAGCGATAACGTTTGCCTTAATCCCTTTCCTTCAAGAAGATCTCTATTTTTCGTTAAAGTAG
- a CDS encoding ABC transporter permease subunit codes for MPIHTQNYRHWEGTLKTQSHTRWWIIAKAELKLLAQRKIVRLIVAVPPLMYIFAHAVLIYIINQVPGVEFAFIKVDSEFFQKFLFRIYPFPSTFIVALVAVFGGSGLIATDLKNNTLSLYLSKPISWIDYLIGKFAAIGILLACLTLVPGLLLFLEQSLLAGTAFLKDNYWVPFSIIAYSVIIILSTGLLILVFSSLTTNARYAIIGFSAVWFGSIVLYEVLKEMARTSKVALVSIWANYDILGTALFGGSPDYSVHWIWSLFIQIALIVFYLFVLRRRIRAVEVVK; via the coding sequence ATGCCTATTCACACACAGAACTACCGACATTGGGAAGGCACGCTGAAAACCCAAAGTCATACGCGGTGGTGGATTATTGCGAAGGCAGAGTTGAAACTGCTTGCACAGCGCAAAATCGTCCGATTGATTGTCGCTGTTCCACCCTTAATGTACATCTTTGCCCACGCAGTACTGATCTATATCATTAATCAGGTCCCGGGTGTAGAGTTCGCGTTTATTAAGGTTGATAGCGAATTTTTCCAAAAATTTCTGTTCCGAATCTATCCATTTCCATCGACATTTATCGTCGCCTTGGTTGCTGTTTTCGGAGGTTCGGGATTAATTGCTACGGATCTGAAAAACAACACGCTGTCCCTTTATCTGTCTAAACCGATTTCGTGGATAGATTACTTAATTGGTAAGTTTGCTGCTATTGGTATCTTATTGGCTTGCCTGACGTTGGTCCCTGGGTTGTTATTATTTCTTGAACAGTCGCTATTAGCGGGCACGGCTTTTCTGAAAGATAACTACTGGGTTCCTTTTTCAATCATCGCCTATTCCGTAATTATTATCCTGTCTACGGGGCTGTTAATACTCGTGTTTTCATCGCTGACGACAAATGCGCGTTATGCCATCATCGGTTTCTCCGCCGTGTGGTTTGGCTCAATTGTCCTTTATGAAGTTCTTAAAGAGATGGCACGCACCAGCAAAGTGGCTTTGGTCTCGATTTGGGCGAACTACGACATTCTCGGCACAGCCCTATTTGGCGGTTCACCGGATTATAGCGTACATTGGATTTGGTCACTCTTTATCCAAATCGCGCTGATAGTTTTCTACCTTTTCGTGCTTCGTCGTCGGATTCGTGCCGTTGAAGTGGTCAAATAG
- a CDS encoding Zn-dependent alcohol dehydrogenase — protein MKAAVLYETDTHLKIEEFDLPRPSANQVRVRLVASGVCHSDWHVVKGEWPFVKLPVILGHEGAGIVEEIGNDVTQVQVGDHVILSWKRNCGFCEMCQKGYPNLCALPADGSGKPAIKTSGREIDQMSGLGTFGTETLVPQDAVVPIDKDMPFAQAALIGCGVMTGVGAAINTAQVTPGSSVAVFGCGGVGLNCIQGAALSGGEPIIAVDVLDNKLELGRQFGATHTVNAAEVDPVAQIKEITDGRGVHYAFEAIGLIGETFRQAILCTRSRGVTVFVGHAPENTPVEFDARMLMPEKMVIGSMYGTARPHVDFPRLVSLYKGGQLKLDELVTRTYPLEGINDAFEALARGEVARSVLDLT, from the coding sequence ATGAAAGCTGCAGTCCTATATGAAACCGACACGCATCTAAAAATTGAAGAATTCGACTTACCGCGTCCGAGTGCAAACCAAGTCCGAGTGCGATTGGTCGCCAGTGGTGTCTGTCATTCCGATTGGCACGTCGTTAAGGGCGAGTGGCCTTTCGTCAAGTTACCCGTCATTCTCGGACACGAAGGGGCTGGCATCGTAGAAGAGATCGGAAACGATGTAACCCAAGTGCAGGTCGGCGACCATGTGATTCTCTCATGGAAACGGAACTGTGGATTTTGTGAGATGTGCCAGAAAGGGTATCCGAACCTATGCGCGCTCCCCGCTGACGGTTCAGGCAAACCCGCTATCAAAACAAGTGGACGTGAAATCGACCAGATGTCTGGACTCGGAACCTTCGGTACCGAGACACTCGTCCCCCAAGACGCTGTGGTTCCTATTGATAAAGATATGCCATTCGCACAAGCCGCGTTAATTGGATGTGGCGTGATGACAGGGGTCGGCGCGGCCATCAACACCGCACAAGTTACCCCAGGCAGCTCGGTAGCCGTTTTTGGATGCGGTGGGGTCGGACTCAATTGCATACAAGGTGCTGCGCTCTCTGGTGGCGAACCAATAATCGCTGTCGATGTGTTAGATAACAAACTCGAACTCGGCAGACAGTTCGGTGCTACGCATACCGTTAATGCCGCTGAAGTAGACCCCGTAGCACAGATTAAAGAGATTACCGATGGGCGCGGGGTCCACTATGCATTTGAGGCAATCGGTCTAATTGGCGAAACCTTCCGGCAAGCGATCCTCTGTACGCGGAGTAGAGGCGTGACGGTCTTCGTCGGACACGCACCAGAGAACACGCCTGTTGAATTTGACGCACGGATGCTGATGCCCGAAAAAATGGTCATCGGTTCGATGTACGGGACCGCGCGCCCACATGTAGATTTCCCGCGTTTGGTTTCGCTCTATAAGGGAGGACAACTCAAACTGGACGAACTCGTCACGCGGACGTATCCGTTGGAAGGAATAAATGATGCATTCGAGGCATTAGCAAGAGGCGAAGTCGCACGGAGTGTGCTAGATTTGACTTAA
- a CDS encoding SDR family NAD(P)-dependent oxidoreductase: MQDVAVITGAASGIGRGLAERFAAEGMKVVLADVETEPLAELASDLRTKGATVLTVKTDVSNPDDVENLAVQTLDTFGAVHILCNNAGVVCSRPVWEHTLADWEWVLGVNLWGVIHGIRSFVPRMLEQGDECHIVNTASILGLVGGSGEGIYKVSKHGVVVLSETLADELAQEGANIQVHVLCPGWVRTGILESARNRPDTLQNPVEKSRDIVIGGSRNTRAEMEAGLSPTEVAEHVYNAIQNGAFYIHTHPEHKAWIRERMARILK; the protein is encoded by the coding sequence ATGCAAGATGTTGCTGTTATTACGGGTGCAGCGAGCGGCATTGGGAGAGGATTGGCGGAACGGTTTGCTGCGGAAGGTATGAAAGTCGTTCTCGCCGATGTTGAGACGGAACCGTTAGCCGAACTTGCGTCGGATTTAAGGACTAAAGGTGCGACGGTTCTCACTGTCAAAACGGATGTCTCAAATCCCGATGATGTCGAAAATCTTGCTGTGCAGACACTGGACACTTTCGGTGCGGTGCATATCCTTTGCAACAATGCGGGTGTTGTCTGTAGCCGTCCTGTCTGGGAGCATACGCTCGCCGACTGGGAATGGGTGTTGGGCGTTAACCTATGGGGCGTAATTCACGGCATCCGGTCGTTTGTGCCGCGCATGCTTGAACAAGGGGACGAGTGTCATATTGTGAACACTGCCTCTATCTTGGGTTTGGTGGGAGGCAGTGGCGAAGGCATCTACAAGGTGAGTAAACACGGGGTCGTCGTACTTTCGGAGACCCTTGCTGATGAGTTGGCACAGGAAGGCGCGAATATTCAAGTACATGTGTTGTGTCCCGGATGGGTTCGCACAGGGATTTTGGAATCTGCTCGGAACCGACCGGACACATTGCAAAATCCAGTGGAGAAATCGCGTGATATAGTGATCGGCGGTTCCCGGAATACCCGCGCCGAGATGGAGGCAGGACTGTCTCCTACAGAGGTGGCGGAACATGTCTATAATGCTATACAGAACGGCGCGTTCTATATTCACACGCATCCTGAACACAAGGCATGGATTCGTGAGCGGATGGCGCGTATTCTTAAATAG